One Streptomyces lincolnensis genomic region harbors:
- a CDS encoding glycosyltransferase family 4 protein: protein MHKTLVVTNDFPPRPGGIQAFLHNMALRLDPERLVVYASTWKRGREGAEASAAFDAEQPFTVVRDPTTMLLPTPGATRTAVGLLREHGCTSVWFGAAAPLGLMAPALRRAGAERLVATTHGHEAGWAQLPAARQLLRRIGESTDTITYLGEYTRTRIAAALTPGAASRMAQLPPGVDEKTFHPGSGGDVVRARLGLIDRPVVVCVSRLVPRKGQDTLILAMPRILAAEPDAVLLIVGGGPYEKELRRLARETRVADSVRFTGSLPWSELPAHYGAGDVFAMPCRTRRGGLDVEGLGIVYLEASATGLPVVAGDSGGAPDAVLDGETGWVVRGGSVEETAERITVLLGDAELRRRMGERGREWVEEKWRWDLLAEKLKTLL from the coding sequence ATGCACAAGACCCTCGTGGTGACGAACGACTTCCCGCCCCGCCCGGGCGGCATCCAGGCGTTCCTGCACAACATGGCGCTGCGGCTCGACCCGGAGCGCCTCGTCGTCTACGCCTCCACCTGGAAGCGGGGCCGGGAGGGCGCCGAGGCGAGTGCCGCCTTCGACGCCGAGCAGCCCTTCACCGTCGTACGCGACCCCACGACGATGCTGCTGCCGACGCCCGGTGCCACCCGGACGGCCGTCGGGCTGCTGCGCGAGCACGGGTGCACCTCGGTGTGGTTCGGGGCGGCGGCCCCGCTCGGGCTGATGGCGCCGGCGCTCCGGAGGGCGGGCGCCGAGCGGCTGGTGGCCACCACCCACGGGCACGAGGCCGGGTGGGCCCAACTGCCCGCCGCGCGGCAACTGCTGCGCCGGATCGGGGAGTCCACCGACACCATCACCTACCTGGGCGAGTACACGCGCACGCGGATCGCCGCCGCGCTGACCCCCGGGGCGGCCTCGCGGATGGCGCAGCTGCCGCCCGGGGTCGACGAGAAGACCTTCCATCCCGGGTCGGGCGGTGACGTGGTCCGGGCGCGGCTCGGGCTGATCGACCGGCCCGTGGTCGTGTGCGTCTCGCGGCTGGTGCCACGCAAGGGGCAGGACACGCTGATCCTCGCCATGCCCCGGATCCTGGCCGCCGAACCGGACGCCGTGCTGCTGATCGTGGGCGGCGGGCCGTACGAGAAGGAGCTGCGCAGACTGGCGCGGGAGACCCGGGTGGCCGACTCGGTCCGCTTCACCGGCTCGCTGCCCTGGTCGGAGCTGCCCGCGCACTACGGCGCCGGGGACGTGTTCGCGATGCCGTGCCGGACCCGGCGCGGCGGGCTCGACGTCGAGGGGCTCGGGATCGTCTACCTGGAGGCCTCCGCGACCGGGCTGCCCGTCGTCGCCGGCGACTCCGGCGGCGCCCCGGACGCGGTCCTCGACGGCGAGACCGGCTGGGTGGTGCGCGGAGGCTCCGTGGAGGAGACGGCCGAGCGGATCACCGTCCTCCTCGGCGACGCGGAACTGCGGCGGCGGATGGGGGAGCGGGGACGGGAGTGGGTCGAGGAGAAGTGGCGGTGGGACTTGTTGGCGGAAAAGTTGAAGACGTTGCTATAG
- a CDS encoding glycosyltransferase 87 family protein — METSGARRSLPWLLLTWGVTRLVLLLFVYKVYVFPGPDVTSDVSITYQGWFEVLRTGTFPLDDVTWQYPPAAALAILSPAVLPGLDYASAFFVLACLTDLVVLALLVYAGLRPGKRPHGAWVWVVGVPLLGPTVYSRYDVMVTAVAVAALLVGSRHPRLMGALAGFGAMLKVWPALVLLGVRARAGWAAAVATVAALAALFSLAMPGAFAFLTFQRDRGTEVESLGSLVFHVARHHGWDGQVLLNYGSVEFLGPWVTIVSTAALALTGMTFGWLLLWRVLATRFEAHTMADAAFVAVLMFTTTSRVISPQYLVWLIGLAAVCACFRASRMTVPVVMVLLASFVTVLEFPLYFGDVVGSTPLGITLLVIRNGLLVLATVLAARVLWQATVPRPAQAPAPDHTTLTKETSASS, encoded by the coding sequence GTGGAGACGTCGGGCGCGAGGCGGTCACTGCCGTGGCTGCTGCTCACCTGGGGCGTGACCAGGCTGGTGCTGCTGCTGTTCGTGTACAAGGTGTACGTCTTCCCGGGCCCCGACGTCACCAGCGACGTCTCGATCACCTACCAGGGCTGGTTCGAGGTCCTGCGCACCGGCACCTTCCCGCTGGACGACGTGACCTGGCAGTACCCGCCCGCCGCCGCCCTCGCGATCCTCTCCCCCGCCGTGCTCCCCGGCCTGGACTACGCCTCGGCGTTCTTCGTCCTCGCCTGCCTCACCGACCTGGTCGTCCTCGCCCTGCTGGTGTACGCGGGTCTACGCCCCGGAAAGCGGCCGCACGGGGCCTGGGTCTGGGTGGTCGGCGTACCGCTGCTCGGCCCGACCGTCTACTCGCGCTACGACGTGATGGTCACCGCGGTCGCGGTCGCCGCGCTGCTGGTGGGCTCCCGGCACCCCCGGCTGATGGGGGCGCTGGCGGGCTTCGGGGCGATGCTGAAGGTGTGGCCGGCTCTGGTGCTGCTGGGCGTCCGCGCACGGGCCGGCTGGGCCGCGGCGGTGGCGACCGTCGCCGCGCTGGCCGCGCTGTTCTCCCTCGCCATGCCGGGCGCCTTCGCGTTCCTGACCTTCCAGCGCGACCGGGGCACCGAGGTGGAGTCGCTGGGCTCGCTCGTCTTCCACGTCGCCCGGCACCACGGCTGGGACGGCCAGGTGCTGCTGAACTACGGCTCGGTGGAGTTCCTCGGGCCCTGGGTGACCATCGTGAGCACGGCCGCGCTGGCCCTCACCGGCATGACCTTCGGCTGGCTGCTGCTGTGGCGGGTGCTGGCGACCCGCTTCGAGGCGCACACCATGGCCGACGCGGCGTTCGTGGCGGTGCTGATGTTCACCACGACCAGCCGGGTGATCAGCCCGCAGTACCTGGTGTGGCTGATCGGCCTGGCGGCGGTCTGCGCGTGCTTCCGGGCGAGCCGGATGACCGTGCCCGTGGTCATGGTGCTGCTGGCGAGCTTCGTGACGGTCCTGGAGTTCCCCCTCTACTTCGGCGACGTCGTCGGCAGCACCCCGCTCGGCATCACCCTCCTGGTGATCCGCAACGGCCTGCTGGTCCTCGCCACCGTCCTCGCGGCCCGCGTCCTGTGGCAGGCGACGGTACCGAGGCCGGCCCAGGCCCCCGCGCCGGATCACACCACCCTCACCAAGGAGACCTCGGCCTCCTCCTGA
- a CDS encoding NlpC/P60 family protein encodes MGFHRRLASPSGFNRGAGAALCVLSAAAAALGAVPATAAPHDDTRAEVDRLYEEAEKATEAFNKADENADALREEVDEAQDRIARQQERINTMRDALGSLAGAQYRAGGLDPSLALLFSDDPDDYLDKAAVLDRIGVHQAGELKDLQTAMREIAQDRTEASGKLGELEKSRKAVASHKRSIEKKLARARQLLNALPSGERAAYDRASRSGRADMPDLGNAAPPSARAAAAVAAARSALGKPYVWGANGPSGFDCSGLMQWSYAQAGVSLPRTSQAQRYAGRQVPLSQAQPGDLVTYRSDASHVAMYMGNGQVIHAPYPGAPVRYDPVHMIPGATATRV; translated from the coding sequence GTGGGGTTCCATCGCCGCCTTGCATCGCCGTCCGGGTTCAACCGGGGCGCCGGTGCCGCCCTGTGTGTGTTGTCCGCCGCGGCCGCGGCCCTCGGCGCCGTACCGGCGACCGCCGCACCGCACGACGACACCCGCGCCGAGGTGGACCGTCTCTACGAGGAGGCCGAGAAGGCGACCGAGGCCTTCAACAAGGCCGACGAGAACGCCGACGCGCTCCGCGAGGAGGTCGACGAGGCCCAGGACCGGATCGCCCGCCAGCAGGAACGCATCAACACCATGCGGGACGCGCTCGGTTCGCTGGCCGGGGCCCAGTACCGAGCCGGCGGCCTCGACCCCTCGCTCGCGCTGCTGTTCTCCGACGACCCGGACGACTACCTGGACAAGGCCGCCGTCCTCGACCGCATCGGCGTCCACCAGGCCGGGGAGCTCAAGGACCTCCAGACGGCGATGCGCGAGATCGCCCAGGACCGCACGGAGGCGTCCGGCAAGCTCGGCGAGCTGGAGAAGAGCCGCAAGGCCGTCGCCTCCCACAAGCGGTCGATCGAGAAGAAGCTCGCCCGGGCACGGCAGTTGCTGAACGCCCTGCCGTCCGGGGAACGCGCCGCCTACGACCGGGCCTCCCGCTCCGGCCGTGCCGACATGCCCGACCTCGGGAACGCGGCCCCGCCCTCGGCCCGGGCCGCGGCCGCCGTCGCCGCAGCCCGCTCCGCGCTCGGCAAGCCGTACGTGTGGGGCGCCAACGGCCCCTCCGGCTTCGACTGTTCGGGCCTGATGCAGTGGTCGTACGCGCAGGCCGGGGTCTCCCTGCCGCGTACCTCGCAGGCCCAGCGCTACGCGGGCCGGCAGGTCCCGCTCTCCCAGGCCCAGCCCGGTGATCTGGTCACCTACCGGTCCGACGCCAGTCATGTCGCGATGTACATGGGCAACGGCCAGGTGATCCACGCGCCCTACCCCGGAGCGCCGGTGCGCTACGACCCGGTGCACATGATCCCGGGCGCGACCGCCACCCGGGTCTGA
- a CDS encoding C40 family peptidase, which translates to MASHRRPKQPSRTRVTVLTTAAAAAVAFSANAANAAPSDKPSKDEVKSKVDKLYEQAEQATEKFNGAKEKQEKLQKEISTIQDNVARGQEELNELRDSIGLAAAAQYRTGSIDSSLQLFLSSNPDDYLDKASTADQLSSQQVEALKKIQEKQRELAQERSEASEKLKDLASTRTELGKKKKEVQNKLAEAQKLLNSLTAAEKAALAAEDQRASRDSAERVDLGDAPVGSGRAMAAFQAAQSQIGKPYVYGATGTASYDCSGLTSWAYAQAGVGIPRTSQAQANAGTRIYSESQLKVGDLVIFYGDLHHVGLYAGNGQVLHAPRSGTVVRYESINNMPFQFGVRI; encoded by the coding sequence GTGGCGTCCCATCGTCGACCCAAGCAGCCGAGCCGCACGCGCGTGACCGTGCTCACCACCGCAGCTGCTGCCGCTGTGGCTTTCAGCGCCAACGCCGCCAACGCGGCGCCGAGCGACAAGCCGAGCAAGGACGAAGTCAAGTCCAAGGTCGACAAGCTCTACGAGCAGGCGGAGCAGGCCACCGAGAAGTTCAACGGGGCCAAGGAGAAGCAGGAGAAGCTCCAGAAGGAGATCTCCACCATCCAGGACAACGTCGCCCGGGGCCAGGAGGAGCTCAACGAGCTCCGCGACTCCATAGGTCTGGCGGCCGCCGCCCAGTACCGCACCGGCTCGATCGACTCCTCCCTCCAGCTCTTCCTGTCGTCGAACCCGGACGACTACCTGGACAAGGCCTCCACCGCCGACCAGCTCAGCTCGCAGCAGGTCGAGGCGCTGAAGAAGATCCAGGAGAAGCAGCGCGAGCTCGCGCAGGAGCGCTCCGAGGCCTCCGAGAAGCTCAAGGACCTCGCCTCCACCCGCACCGAACTGGGCAAGAAGAAGAAGGAAGTCCAGAACAAGCTCGCCGAGGCGCAGAAGCTCCTCAACAGCCTGACGGCCGCCGAGAAGGCCGCCCTCGCCGCCGAGGACCAGCGCGCCAGCCGCGACTCCGCCGAGCGCGTCGACCTCGGCGACGCCCCCGTGGGCTCGGGCCGGGCCATGGCCGCCTTCCAGGCCGCCCAGTCCCAGATCGGCAAGCCGTACGTCTACGGCGCCACCGGCACCGCCTCCTACGACTGCTCGGGCCTGACCTCCTGGGCCTACGCCCAGGCCGGCGTCGGCATCCCGCGCACCTCCCAGGCCCAGGCCAACGCCGGCACCCGGATCTACTCCGAGAGCCAGCTCAAGGTCGGCGACCTCGTGATCTTCTACGGCGACCTGCACCACGTCGGCCTCTACGCGGGCAACGGCCAGGTGCTGCACGCTCCGCGCTCCGGCACGGTCGTCCGCTACGAGTCGATCAACAACATGCCGTTCCAGTTCGGCGTCCGGATCTGA
- a CDS encoding NYN domain-containing protein, which yields MVETTGGGPGDGAAEVLDRPLPDGVRRRVVQIVSDGFGGLTVGELPAQLRQYARFAPNRRAKFAGNAMAAALETDPLFRQRIGEKFREAQPELAGALDSGSPPPAADPLDVAAAAYVLRPTDWVKLVTAAGEEAQRADAERADEESRAELERLREELDRAREHTRTETERLRVELDAAKKEAESLHRKLRAAYSDVKRGEAALRKVHAEMEAVRADSHAQVSTAESESRRLKSRLGEAEAALEATRRAAREGRSVEDMRVRLLLDTLLDATQGLRRELALPPVSVRPAETVDAVEPGRMTPKDIAARALSENDPAILDQLLALPQAHLVVDGYNVTKTGYPQMPLEKQRLRLLGQLSQLAAQTGAEVTCVFDGAELAAPVLLAPPRGVRVLFSKAGVTADELIRQLVRAEPPGRPVIVASTDREVADGIAKAGARPVASAVLLKRLS from the coding sequence ATGGTGGAGACCACAGGCGGGGGGCCGGGCGACGGCGCCGCCGAGGTGCTCGACCGCCCGCTGCCCGACGGAGTGCGCCGCAGGGTCGTCCAGATCGTCTCGGACGGCTTCGGTGGCCTGACCGTCGGCGAACTGCCCGCCCAGCTGAGGCAGTACGCCCGGTTCGCCCCGAACCGGCGCGCCAAGTTCGCCGGCAACGCCATGGCGGCCGCCCTGGAGACCGATCCGCTGTTCCGCCAGCGCATCGGGGAGAAGTTCAGAGAGGCGCAGCCGGAGCTCGCCGGCGCCCTCGACTCCGGCTCGCCGCCCCCGGCCGCGGACCCGCTCGACGTGGCGGCCGCGGCCTATGTGCTGCGGCCCACCGACTGGGTGAAGCTCGTGACGGCGGCCGGCGAGGAGGCCCAGCGGGCCGACGCCGAGCGGGCCGACGAGGAGAGCCGGGCCGAGCTGGAGCGGCTGCGCGAGGAGCTCGACCGGGCCCGTGAGCACACCCGCACCGAGACCGAGCGGCTGCGCGTCGAGCTGGACGCGGCGAAGAAGGAAGCGGAATCGCTCCACCGCAAGCTGCGTGCAGCCTACAGCGACGTCAAGCGCGGCGAGGCGGCCCTGCGCAAGGTGCACGCCGAGATGGAGGCCGTACGGGCCGACAGCCATGCCCAGGTCTCCACGGCCGAGAGCGAGTCCCGGCGGCTGAAGTCGCGCCTCGGGGAGGCGGAGGCGGCCCTGGAGGCCACCCGCCGGGCCGCGCGCGAGGGCCGCAGCGTCGAGGACATGCGGGTGCGGCTGCTGCTGGACACGCTGCTCGACGCCACCCAGGGGCTGCGGCGGGAACTGGCGCTGCCGCCCGTCTCGGTACGGCCGGCGGAGACCGTGGACGCGGTGGAACCGGGCCGTATGACCCCGAAGGACATCGCCGCGCGGGCCCTGTCCGAGAACGACCCCGCCATCCTCGACCAGCTTCTCGCGCTCCCGCAGGCCCATCTGGTCGTCGACGGCTACAACGTCACCAAGACCGGCTATCCCCAGATGCCGCTGGAGAAGCAGCGGCTCAGGCTGCTGGGCCAGCTCTCGCAGCTCGCCGCGCAGACCGGCGCCGAGGTGACCTGTGTCTTCGACGGGGCCGAGCTGGCCGCGCCGGTGCTGCTGGCGCCGCCGCGCGGGGTCAGGGTGCTGTTCTCCAAGGCGGGCGTCACCGCCGACGAGTTGATCCGTCAGCTGGTGCGCGCCGAGCCGCCGGGCCGGCCGGTCATCGTCGCCTCGACCGACCGTGAGGTGGCCGACGGGATCGCCAAGGCGGGTGCGCGGCCGGTGGCTTCTGCGGTGCTTCTCAAGCGGCTGTCCTAA
- a CDS encoding rhomboid family intramembrane serine protease: MIANWSGTLGRAGRRVRRSPAPVTYGLITVCSLVFVIGPAAGLNPAYGTGDALLTAQRAYFHRWGVVPAELFEGSARALLTPATALFVHGSWVHLLGNMLFLYVFGVMTEERMGPVRFTLFYTGCGYLALLGYAAANAGSGQSLVGASGAISAVLGAFLYLFPTARVTSLLPFLLFLPLRFPAWVVLPFWAALQWLAAGQAGQGPGVAYLAHLVGFGLGLGSAWVCCGPGTAVSLRGTTPGPPAEEPGRHGHE, translated from the coding sequence ATGATCGCCAACTGGAGCGGGACGCTGGGCCGGGCGGGCCGCAGGGTGCGCAGGTCACCGGCGCCGGTGACATACGGCCTGATCACCGTGTGCTCGCTGGTCTTCGTGATCGGTCCGGCGGCGGGGCTCAATCCGGCGTACGGCACCGGGGACGCGCTGCTCACCGCGCAGCGGGCCTATTTCCACCGTTGGGGCGTGGTACCCGCGGAACTGTTCGAAGGCTCGGCGCGGGCCCTGCTCACCCCGGCCACGGCCCTGTTCGTCCACGGCAGCTGGGTGCACCTGCTGGGCAACATGCTCTTCCTCTATGTGTTCGGAGTGATGACCGAGGAACGGATGGGACCCGTCCGGTTCACCCTCTTCTACACCGGATGCGGCTACCTGGCCCTGCTGGGCTACGCGGCCGCCAACGCCGGTTCCGGGCAGTCCCTGGTCGGCGCCTCCGGGGCGATCTCCGCGGTCCTCGGAGCGTTCCTGTACCTGTTCCCCACCGCCCGCGTCACCAGTCTCCTGCCCTTCCTCCTCTTCCTCCCGCTGCGCTTCCCGGCCTGGGTGGTCCTGCCCTTCTGGGCCGCCCTCCAGTGGCTGGCCGCCGGGCAGGCCGGCCAGGGCCCCGGCGTCGCCTACCTGGCCCACCTCGTCGGCTTCGGCCTGGGCCTCGGCTCGGCATGGGTGTGCTGCGGACCTGGCACTGCTGTGTCTCTCCGGGGGACAACCCCCGGGCCCCCGGCAGAAGAACCAGGCCGTCATGGCCACGAGTAG
- a CDS encoding Lrp/AsnC family transcriptional regulator, protein MITAIVLIKTSVDRIPEIAERIAALESVSEVFSVTGTYDLIAMVRVHQHEDLADVIPGSISKIPGVEATDTHVAFRTYSQHDLEAAFAIGLDS, encoded by the coding sequence GTGATCACCGCGATCGTCCTCATCAAGACCAGCGTGGACCGGATCCCCGAGATCGCGGAGCGGATCGCCGCGCTGGAGAGCGTCAGCGAGGTCTTCTCCGTCACCGGGACCTACGACCTGATCGCCATGGTCCGGGTCCATCAGCACGAGGACCTGGCGGACGTCATCCCGGGCAGCATCAGCAAGATCCCCGGGGTGGAGGCGACGGACACGCACGTGGCGTTCCGTACGTACTCGCAGCACGACCTGGAGGCGGCCTTCGCGATCGGACTGGACAGCTGA
- a CDS encoding small secreted hydrophilic protein codes for MVFSRRLAALAAVVVIPLGIAATSFALTDSPEAPKVPPKVELDSGSPTPTPTPPGPTPSDEVVSRPPVTDSTASDDDDDDRGPTGPDDATDDDGPGDDR; via the coding sequence ATGGTCTTCTCCCGCCGGCTGGCGGCCCTCGCCGCCGTCGTGGTGATCCCGCTCGGGATCGCCGCGACCAGTTTCGCCCTCACCGACAGTCCCGAAGCCCCGAAGGTCCCCCCGAAGGTCGAGCTGGACAGCGGTTCGCCGACCCCGACGCCCACCCCGCCCGGGCCGACGCCGAGCGACGAGGTCGTCTCGCGGCCTCCGGTGACCGACAGCACCGCGAGTGATGACGATGACGACGACCGCGGCCCGACCGGACCGGACGACGCGACCGACGACGACGGACCCGGCGACGACCGCTGA
- a CDS encoding sensor histidine kinase, whose translation MTTTAARPDRTTRPTTTDPATTAEGSRRRLSARVRILLWLLFVMAVALASVATTTRSILLRETDERINRLLTQETGEFANFQKEGVDPDTGRPFTDPGKLLSAFLVRQYADPDEELIGLVGTVGGDPRRVYQPREDPAARPLYEDADARRRIYDAPGSSGVLARSSGDIRWAKVVITRPGGAPEAAFVVAVHPARELERVEVVFRILLAISGVALLLTTGIAWAVAGRILRPVRLVRLAAAELTEHDLTRRIAVHGHDDIAALAKTFNAMLDRLERAFAAQRQFVDDAGHELRTPITIVRGHLELMGDDPAEREETVRLVTDELDRMSRIVEDLLLLAKAERPDFVRPEPVQLAELTADVYVKVRTLGDRQWQLAEVADREAGVDPQRITQAMVQLAQNAVQHTTDGQTIRIGSRAEGPRIELYVADSGTGVRPEDAEVIFERFRRGTSRRGARGSGAGLGLSIVKAIAEGHGGRVGVRDTAGGGATFVLTVEDARP comes from the coding sequence ATGACGACGACCGCGGCCCGACCGGACCGGACGACGCGACCGACGACGACGGACCCGGCGACGACCGCTGAGGGATCCCGGCGGCGGCTCTCCGCCCGGGTCCGCATCCTGCTCTGGCTGCTCTTCGTCATGGCGGTCGCGCTCGCCTCGGTGGCCACCACCACCCGCTCGATCCTGCTGCGCGAGACCGACGAGCGGATCAACCGGCTGCTCACCCAGGAGACCGGCGAGTTCGCCAACTTCCAGAAGGAGGGCGTCGATCCGGACACCGGCCGCCCCTTCACCGACCCGGGCAAGCTCCTGTCGGCCTTCCTGGTCCGCCAGTACGCCGATCCGGACGAGGAGCTGATCGGCCTGGTGGGCACGGTGGGAGGCGATCCCCGGCGGGTCTACCAGCCGCGCGAGGACCCCGCCGCCCGGCCCCTGTACGAGGACGCCGACGCCCGTCGCCGTATCTACGACGCCCCCGGCTCCTCCGGGGTGCTCGCGCGGTCCTCCGGGGACATCCGCTGGGCCAAGGTGGTCATCACCCGTCCGGGCGGCGCGCCGGAGGCCGCGTTCGTCGTCGCCGTGCACCCCGCGCGGGAGCTGGAGCGGGTGGAGGTCGTCTTCCGCATCCTGCTCGCCATCTCCGGGGTCGCCCTGCTGCTGACCACTGGTATCGCCTGGGCGGTCGCCGGCCGCATCCTCAGGCCGGTCCGTCTGGTCCGGCTCGCCGCCGCGGAGCTCACCGAGCACGACCTCACCCGGCGGATCGCGGTCCACGGCCACGACGACATCGCCGCCCTCGCCAAGACCTTCAACGCGATGCTCGACCGGCTGGAGCGGGCCTTCGCCGCCCAGCGCCAGTTCGTCGACGACGCCGGGCACGAGCTGCGCACCCCGATCACGATCGTGCGCGGCCATCTGGAGCTGATGGGCGACGACCCCGCCGAACGCGAGGAGACCGTCCGTCTGGTCACCGACGAGCTGGACCGGATGAGCCGCATCGTGGAGGACCTGCTGCTGCTCGCCAAGGCCGAGCGCCCGGACTTCGTACGCCCCGAGCCGGTCCAGCTCGCCGAACTCACCGCCGACGTCTACGTCAAGGTCCGCACCCTCGGGGACCGCCAGTGGCAGCTCGCCGAGGTCGCCGACCGGGAGGCCGGGGTGGACCCCCAGCGGATCACCCAGGCGATGGTGCAGCTGGCGCAGAACGCCGTGCAGCACACCACCGACGGCCAGACCATCCGCATCGGCTCCCGCGCCGAGGGGCCGCGGATCGAGCTGTACGTCGCCGACTCCGGCACCGGGGTCCGCCCCGAGGACGCCGAGGTCATCTTCGAGCGGTTCCGGCGCGGCACCTCCCGCCGGGGCGCCCGCGGCTCGGGGGCGGGCCTCGGCCTGTCCATCGTGAAGGCGATCGCCGAGGGGCACGGCGGCCGGGTCGGCGTGCGGGACACCGCGGGCGGCGGCGCCACCTTCGTACTCACCGTGGAGGACGCACGCCCATGA
- a CDS encoding response regulator transcription factor has product MNRILIVEDEERIASFVEKGLRANGFTTTVVGDGEAGHEYALTGGFDLVVLDIGLPGRDGFTVLRQLREARVTVPVIVLTARDSVRDTVAGLEGGADDWMTKPFRFEELLARVRLRLRTAARAPEVTMLRSGTLSLDLRTRRARSGERTVDLTAREFVLLELFLRHPGQVLSREQILSHVWGYDFDPGSNIVDVYVRALRKKLGAERLETVRGMGYRMPA; this is encoded by the coding sequence GTGAACCGCATTCTCATCGTCGAGGACGAGGAACGCATCGCCTCCTTCGTGGAGAAGGGGCTGCGCGCCAACGGCTTCACCACCACCGTCGTCGGTGACGGCGAGGCGGGCCACGAGTACGCCCTGACCGGCGGCTTCGACCTGGTCGTCCTGGACATCGGGCTGCCCGGCCGGGACGGCTTCACCGTGCTGCGGCAGCTGCGCGAGGCCCGGGTGACGGTCCCGGTGATCGTGCTGACCGCCCGCGACTCCGTCCGCGACACGGTGGCCGGCCTGGAGGGCGGCGCCGACGACTGGATGACCAAGCCGTTCCGCTTCGAGGAGCTGCTCGCCCGGGTGCGCCTGCGCCTGCGTACGGCGGCCCGCGCGCCGGAGGTGACCATGCTCCGCTCCGGCACGCTCAGCCTGGACCTGCGCACCCGCCGGGCCCGCTCCGGGGAGCGGACGGTCGATCTGACGGCCCGGGAGTTCGTCCTGCTGGAGCTGTTCCTGCGCCACCCCGGCCAGGTGCTCTCCCGCGAGCAGATCCTGTCCCACGTGTGGGGCTACGACTTCGACCCGGGCTCGAACATCGTCGACGTGTACGTCCGCGCCCTGCGCAAGAAGCTGGGCGCCGAGCGGCTGGAGACGGTCCGCGGGATGGGGTACCGGATGCCCGCGTGA
- a CDS encoding SLC13 family permease — translation MTLNLRLTAALCVALSLCALLAVPANFPGLGSDARFTLAVFALATCAWIGTPIDDTYIALGAGLALTVTGVISNDTLFGTLGDSTVWLLICAFVLAAAVTRTGLAGRAAAFLVGGARTVRQLVHLTTAALVVTAFAVPATSGRAALALPVFLALAKALADRKRLVVMLALLFPTVILLSAVATLIGAGAHLITVSVLWETTGERIGFTEWLLLGLPLAVASSHLAAEAVLLTTTRRADRKGAVRITAEEIQRHTDTPVTGPWTQAETRCALLLGTVVVLWCSEPLHQVPPAVVALIGAVVAASPVLGTVGLKDALKTVPWSLLLFMAATMAMGVALADSGAAKWLVSGLPSGVTPMVFLAVVIAVSTAAHLILQSRSARSSVLVPLVVAAAVGAGVNPVAAALASTAAAGFCHTLPASAKPVTLFSDLPGTPTYTPRDLLRLSAVLAPLTALLVLFFATAVWPLLGVPLTR, via the coding sequence GTGACCCTGAACCTCCGACTGACGGCGGCCCTGTGCGTGGCACTGTCCCTGTGCGCGCTGCTCGCGGTCCCCGCCAACTTCCCCGGCCTGGGCTCGGACGCCCGGTTCACCCTCGCCGTGTTCGCCCTGGCCACCTGTGCGTGGATCGGTACGCCGATCGACGACACGTACATCGCGCTGGGTGCCGGACTCGCCCTCACGGTGACCGGGGTGATCAGCAACGACACCCTGTTCGGCACCCTCGGCGACTCCACCGTGTGGCTGCTGATCTGCGCCTTCGTGCTGGCGGCCGCGGTGACCCGGACCGGGCTCGCGGGACGGGCGGCCGCGTTCCTGGTGGGCGGGGCGCGCACGGTACGGCAGCTGGTGCACCTGACGACGGCCGCGCTGGTCGTCACGGCCTTCGCGGTGCCGGCCACCTCCGGCCGGGCCGCTCTCGCGCTGCCGGTGTTCCTGGCCCTCGCCAAAGCGCTCGCCGACCGGAAACGACTCGTCGTGATGCTGGCGCTGCTGTTCCCGACCGTGATCCTGCTGTCGGCGGTGGCGACCCTGATCGGCGCGGGCGCGCATCTGATCACCGTGTCGGTGCTGTGGGAGACGACGGGTGAGCGGATCGGCTTCACCGAGTGGCTGCTGCTGGGGCTGCCGCTGGCCGTGGCCTCCTCCCACCTGGCCGCCGAGGCCGTCCTGCTGACCACCACGCGGCGCGCGGACCGCAAGGGTGCCGTGCGCATCACCGCCGAGGAGATCCAGCGGCACACCGACACCCCGGTCACCGGGCCCTGGACGCAGGCCGAGACGCGCTGCGCCCTGCTCCTCGGCACGGTCGTCGTCCTGTGGTGCAGCGAGCCGCTGCACCAGGTGCCGCCCGCGGTCGTCGCGCTGATCGGCGCGGTCGTGGCGGCCTCGCCCGTGCTGGGCACGGTGGGCCTGAAGGACGCGCTGAAGACCGTGCCGTGGTCACTGCTGCTGTTCATGGCCGCGACCATGGCGATGGGCGTCGCGCTCGCCGACTCGGGCGCGGCGAAGTGGCTGGTCTCGGGGCTGCCCTCGGGCGTCACCCCGATGGTCTTCCTCGCGGTGGTGATCGCGGTCAGCACGGCGGCGCATCTGATACTCCAGTCCCGCTCGGCCCGCTCCTCGGTGCTGGTCCCGCTCGTCGTCGCGGCCGCGGTCGGCGCCGGCGTCAACCCGGTCGCGGCGGCGCTCGCCTCCACCGCCGCCGCGGGCTTCTGCCACACGCTCCCCGCCTCCGCCAAGCCGGTCACGCTCTTCTCCGACCTCCCCGGCACCCCCACCTACACGCCCCGCGACCTCCTCCGCCTCTCCGCCGTCCTGGCACCCCTGACCGCCCTGCTCGTCCTCTTCTTCGCCACCGCGGTATGGCCGTTGCTCGGCGTCCCGCTGACGCGCTGA